Proteins co-encoded in one Polaromonas vacuolata genomic window:
- a CDS encoding tartrate dehydrogenase, translating into MKTYKIACIPGDGIGKEVVPAGQAVLEALAASESFKLDFSSFDWGGDYYRAHGKMMPDNGLDALRGMDAILFGSAGDPHIPDHITLWGLRLKICQGFDQYANVRPTRILPGIDGPLKRCKTEDLDWVIVRENSEGEYAGVGGRAHQGHPIEVATDLSVMTRAGVERIMRYAFKLAQSRSRKLLTVVTKSNAQRHAMVMWDEIALEISREFPDVTWDKELVDACTARMVNRPATLDTVVATNLHADILSDLAAALAGSLGIAPTGNIDPERRYPSMFEPIHGSAFDIMGKGLANPVGTFWSCVMLLEHLGEHSAAKRLMTAIEQVTAEPTLHTRDLGGTSTTAQVTDAVCAKFARA; encoded by the coding sequence ATGAAAACCTACAAAATAGCTTGCATACCCGGCGACGGCATTGGTAAAGAAGTCGTGCCTGCTGGTCAAGCCGTGCTGGAAGCGCTGGCTGCCAGCGAATCCTTTAAGTTGGACTTTTCCAGCTTTGACTGGGGCGGCGACTACTACCGAGCTCACGGAAAAATGATGCCAGACAATGGCTTGGACGCGCTGCGCGGCATGGATGCGATTTTGTTTGGCTCAGCCGGTGACCCGCACATCCCAGATCACATCACGCTGTGGGGTTTGCGTTTAAAAATCTGCCAAGGGTTTGACCAATACGCCAACGTGCGGCCAACCCGCATACTGCCCGGCATTGATGGCCCACTCAAGCGCTGCAAGACCGAAGATTTAGATTGGGTCATAGTGCGCGAAAACTCCGAAGGCGAATACGCCGGTGTCGGCGGACGCGCGCACCAAGGTCATCCGATTGAGGTCGCGACCGACTTATCCGTCATGACCCGCGCCGGTGTCGAGCGCATCATGCGTTATGCCTTCAAACTGGCCCAGTCGCGGTCGCGCAAGCTGCTCACCGTGGTGACCAAATCGAATGCCCAACGCCATGCAATGGTGATGTGGGACGAAATCGCGCTGGAAATTAGCCGCGAGTTTCCCGATGTGACTTGGGATAAAGAATTGGTCGACGCCTGCACCGCCCGCATGGTGAACCGTCCAGCGACCTTAGACACGGTAGTCGCAACCAATTTGCATGCCGATATATTGAGCGATTTAGCCGCCGCTTTAGCCGGCAGTCTGGGCATAGCACCGACTGGCAATATCGATCCAGAACGCCGCTACCCGTCTATGTTTGAGCCGATTCACGGCTCGGCTTTTGACATCATGGGCAAGGGCTTGGCCAACCCAGTGGGCACGTTCTGGAGTTGCGTCATGCTGCTTGAACACTTAGGCGAGCATAGCGCCGCCAAGCGTTTGATGACGGCAATTGAGCAAGTCACTGCAGAGCCCACATTGCATACCCGCGATTTGGGTGGGACTTCAACTACGGCGCAGGTGACGGATGCGGTTTGCGCTAAGTTTGCGCGCGCATAA
- a CDS encoding Bug family tripartite tricarboxylate transporter substrate binding protein, which produces MPAKNKFALKTLSAFALIGLLSLAVSSAQAQAWPAKPITLIVPFPAGGTTDVLARALGKSLSESLGQPVVVESRPCAGATLGADYVVRAKPDGYTLLMGAVHHTIATSVYKKLSYDFEKDLKPVTMVALVPNVLVVNPSVPAVNVAQLLALAKAAPGKYTFGSNGNGTGQHLIGAQFELMGGVKLLHVPYKGSGPLTVDLLGGQIDMSFDTITPVLSQIKSGKLRALAITTDKRSPSLPDVPTLDEAGLKGFNLGTWFGVLAPVATPPAIISRLNTEMVKIIHSADFKKRMEDLGAVALGDTPEQMARQIRDDTERFAKLVKQAGVSVDGS; this is translated from the coding sequence ATGCCGGCCAAAAATAAATTTGCACTTAAAACCCTGTCCGCTTTTGCGCTAATTGGCCTCTTAAGTTTGGCCGTCAGTTCAGCTCAGGCTCAAGCGTGGCCGGCTAAGCCCATTACTCTGATCGTGCCGTTTCCTGCGGGCGGTACAACCGATGTGTTGGCCCGTGCACTGGGCAAATCGCTGAGCGAAAGCTTGGGTCAGCCGGTGGTGGTTGAGAGCCGTCCCTGTGCGGGAGCCACACTGGGCGCTGACTATGTGGTCAGAGCCAAGCCCGACGGCTACACCTTACTAATGGGCGCAGTGCATCACACGATTGCAACCAGCGTTTATAAAAAGCTTTCCTATGATTTTGAAAAAGATCTCAAACCCGTGACCATGGTGGCGCTGGTGCCTAATGTGCTGGTGGTCAATCCTTCCGTGCCAGCCGTTAACGTGGCGCAGTTGCTGGCGCTGGCAAAAGCGGCACCGGGAAAATACACCTTTGGCTCTAACGGTAATGGTACTGGCCAGCATTTGATAGGCGCGCAGTTCGAACTCATGGGCGGCGTTAAGTTGCTGCATGTGCCGTATAAAGGCAGCGGTCCGTTGACAGTCGATTTGCTCGGTGGCCAGATAGACATGTCGTTTGACACCATCACGCCCGTGCTGTCCCAGATCAAGTCTGGCAAGTTGCGCGCGCTGGCGATCACGACCGACAAACGCTCGCCATCTCTACCCGACGTGCCGACGCTGGACGAGGCCGGTCTAAAGGGCTTTAACCTAGGGACTTGGTTTGGCGTGCTGGCGCCGGTGGCAACACCGCCGGCCATCATTAGCCGACTCAACACGGAGATGGTCAAGATCATTCATTCGGCCGACTTCAAAAAACGCATGGAAGACTTGGGCGCTGTGGCACTGGGTGACACGCCAGAGCAGATGGCGCGGCAAATTCGCGATGACACTGAGCGCTTTGCCAAGCTCGTCAAACAAGCAGGTGTGAGTGTTGACGGTAGCTAA
- a CDS encoding DMT family transporter — protein MNVYLALGIAITAEVIATTALKSSDGFTRLVPSLITIVGYGLALYFLTITMKTLPTGLTYAIWAGLGIVLISISSYFIHGQKIDLAGMLGMTLIIAGVAVINLFSDTQLHS, from the coding sequence ATGAACGTCTACCTCGCGCTGGGTATAGCGATTACAGCAGAAGTTATCGCCACCACCGCACTAAAGTCTAGCGACGGTTTTACCCGTCTCGTGCCGTCCCTCATCACAATAGTCGGCTATGGCCTAGCACTTTACTTTTTAACCATCACCATGAAAACACTGCCCACCGGCCTGACCTATGCCATCTGGGCGGGCTTAGGGATTGTGCTGATCAGTATTAGCAGCTACTTCATTCACGGACAAAAAATAGACTTAGCCGGCATGTTGGGAATGACTTTGATTATTGCTGGCGTGGCGGTGATTAACCTGTTTTCCGACACTCAACTACATAGCTAA
- a CDS encoding glycerate kinase type-2 family protein gives MTSLSQSNQTKPANPHTEPRQFLEQLFLAAVNRALPLANTAACLPVPPTPQSGGRTLVIGAGKAAGAMAHALEALWPADAPLSGLVVTRYAHTPPRPAGLAERIEIVEASHPVPDAAGVKAAQRILALTQGLTENDLVICLISGGGSAVLTLPADGLTLEDKQRINTALLECGANIGEMNCVRKHLSAIKGGRLAAACAPARLVTLTISDVPGDDPSTIASGPTVPDATSCAQALAILERYAIELPPAVLADLQSGALETPKPGDLRFAKHQLHMMATPQQSLEAAASLARQAGLKAYILSDEMEGESREVGKVHAALARGAASKTADFKTFERPCVILSGGETTVTIRPRQLGAAKGRGGRAGEFCMGLALALQGQAGVYALAADTDGIDGVEDNAGAFVTPDSLVRASAMDMKIDNYLDRNDAYGFFLKLGDLLVTGPTHTNVNDFRALLIL, from the coding sequence ATGACCTCACTTAGCCAATCCAACCAAACCAAGCCAGCCAACCCGCATACCGAGCCGCGACAATTTCTTGAGCAATTGTTTTTAGCCGCCGTCAACCGCGCGCTGCCGCTGGCCAATACAGCTGCTTGTCTGCCAGTGCCGCCCACGCCGCAAAGCGGTGGCCGCACGTTGGTAATTGGTGCGGGCAAGGCAGCCGGTGCTATGGCGCATGCGCTTGAAGCGCTGTGGCCAGCAGATGCGCCGCTCTCGGGTTTAGTCGTCACGCGTTATGCGCACACACCGCCACGGCCTGCGGGTCTGGCAGAGCGTATAGAAATTGTTGAAGCTTCTCACCCTGTGCCCGATGCGGCTGGCGTGAAAGCCGCGCAGCGGATTTTGGCGCTGACTCAGGGTTTGACTGAAAACGATTTGGTGATTTGCTTAATCTCGGGCGGTGGCTCGGCGGTTTTAACGTTGCCTGCTGATGGTTTAACGCTAGAAGACAAGCAGCGCATCAACACCGCCTTGCTTGAATGCGGCGCGAATATTGGCGAGATGAACTGCGTGCGCAAACATCTGTCGGCGATTAAGGGGGGCCGATTGGCGGCAGCTTGTGCGCCAGCGCGCTTGGTGACGTTGACGATTAGCGATGTGCCCGGCGACGACCCCTCAACCATTGCCAGCGGGCCGACTGTGCCAGATGCAACCAGTTGCGCGCAAGCCCTCGCCATTCTTGAGCGCTACGCGATTGAACTGCCGCCCGCGGTATTGGCCGATCTTCAAAGCGGCGCATTAGAAACACCTAAGCCCGGTGACCTGCGTTTCGCCAAGCACCAATTGCACATGATGGCCACGCCGCAACAAAGTTTGGAGGCCGCTGCAAGCTTGGCACGCCAAGCCGGTTTGAAGGCTTATATATTGAGCGATGAGATGGAAGGTGAGTCGCGTGAAGTCGGCAAAGTGCATGCCGCATTGGCGCGCGGCGCGGCCAGCAAAACCGCAGACTTTAAAACTTTCGAGCGACCTTGCGTGATTTTGAGTGGCGGTGAAACCACTGTGACCATACGTCCGCGCCAGCTAGGCGCAGCCAAAGGCAGAGGCGGGCGCGCCGGGGAATTTTGCATGGGTTTGGCGTTGGCGCTACAAGGCCAAGCTGGTGTTTATGCGTTGGCGGCGGATACCGACGGCATAGACGGTGTGGAAGACAACGCGGGTGCTTTTGTCACGCCCGATAGCTTAGTGCGTGCTAGCGCCATGGACATGAAAATCGACAACTACTTAGACCGTAACGATGCTTACGGTTTTTTCTTAAAACTAGGCGACTTGTTGGTGACTGGGCCTACGCATACCAATGTCAATGATTTCAGAGCGCTGCTGATTTTGTAG
- the xdhB gene encoding xanthine dehydrogenase molybdopterin binding subunit, with protein MLKPTALNHTESAQTTDHSASGKSKFHESARAQVCGTAHYVDDIVEPRGMLYAAPVLAGVAHGRLIDIDASQALLMPGVHAAIFARDIAANADGNKLLASFAHDEPIFALDFVEHAGQVVGIVVADSVIKARHAARKVVCTIEALPAILSIEDALAQKSYVLPPVFVSRGNADAALSTAQNILHGKIEVGGQEHFYLEGQIACALPQEQNQWLIQSSTQHPGEVQHWVAHALGIANHAVRVECRRMGGGFGGKETQAGHLAVWAALAAKKTGRPVKLRLDRDDDFLITGKRHPIACDYSVGFDNGGRVTGLKLNMALDCGFSADLSGPVADRAIFHSDNAYFLQDVDIASYRCKTHHQSHTAFRGFGGPQGVMVIESIMGNIAQHLGLDALAVRRNNLYSEEKISPTGASELRRNTTHYGMQVEDNILAPLLLKLEENANYIERLKEVSAWNLAHCFIKRGIAITPVKFGISFTATLFNQAGALVHVYTDGSVQVNHGGTEMGQGLNTKVGQIVADELGVEFSNVLVTASDTSKIPNASATAASAGTDLNGRAAQNAARTVRERLAELIGKLDCCKADAVKFSNSSITSPVCSRTFTEVVQLAYAERIQLWSDGFYSTPKIHYDKTTLTGRPFYYFAYGAACTEVAIDVLTGESRVLKVDILHDVGNSINPAIDRGQIEGGFVQGMGWLTTEQLVWNDKGMLSTHAPSTYKIPTVGDIPEHFKVELWPEANREDNVFGSKAAGEPPLMLAVSVYEALRHAIAATKKAAAQVVLKAPATAENILFAINAKLGD; from the coding sequence ATGCTAAAACCGACGGCGTTAAACCACACTGAGTCGGCGCAAACAACAGACCACAGCGCCTCCGGCAAAAGTAAATTTCACGAAAGCGCGCGCGCCCAAGTCTGCGGCACGGCCCACTATGTAGACGACATCGTCGAGCCGCGCGGCATGCTCTATGCAGCGCCGGTATTGGCTGGCGTAGCGCACGGCCGGTTAATCGATATAGATGCGAGCCAAGCCTTGCTAATGCCCGGCGTGCACGCCGCCATTTTTGCGCGAGATATAGCAGCCAACGCCGACGGCAACAAACTGTTGGCGAGCTTTGCGCATGATGAGCCGATATTTGCGCTCGACTTTGTTGAGCACGCCGGCCAAGTCGTCGGTATTGTGGTGGCCGACAGTGTCATAAAAGCCCGGCATGCCGCACGCAAAGTTGTCTGCACGATTGAAGCACTGCCGGCCATACTCAGTATTGAAGACGCGCTGGCGCAAAAGTCTTATGTGCTGCCGCCGGTGTTTGTCAGCCGGGGCAATGCAGACGCCGCTTTAAGCACAGCGCAAAACATTTTGCACGGCAAGATTGAAGTCGGTGGCCAAGAGCATTTTTATCTCGAAGGCCAAATCGCCTGCGCGCTACCGCAAGAGCAAAACCAATGGTTGATTCAGTCCAGCACCCAACACCCCGGTGAAGTCCAGCACTGGGTCGCGCATGCATTGGGTATTGCAAACCACGCGGTACGGGTTGAATGCAGACGCATGGGCGGCGGCTTTGGCGGCAAGGAAACACAGGCCGGACATCTTGCTGTTTGGGCTGCGCTGGCGGCAAAAAAAACCGGCCGTCCAGTCAAGCTCAGACTAGACCGCGATGACGATTTTTTAATCACCGGCAAGCGCCACCCCATCGCCTGCGACTACAGCGTCGGCTTTGACAACGGCGGCCGCGTCACTGGCTTAAAACTCAATATGGCGCTGGACTGCGGTTTTAGCGCCGACCTGTCCGGCCCAGTCGCAGATCGGGCTATTTTTCACAGCGACAACGCCTACTTTTTACAAGACGTAGACATCGCCTCTTACCGCTGCAAAACCCATCACCAAAGCCACACCGCCTTTCGCGGATTTGGTGGGCCGCAAGGTGTGATGGTGATTGAAAGCATCATGGGCAATATCGCCCAACATTTGGGATTAGATGCGTTGGCCGTGCGCAGAAACAATCTCTATAGTGAGGAAAAAATTAGCCCAACAGGTGCATCAGAACTTAGACGCAACACCACCCACTACGGTATGCAGGTCGAGGACAACATACTCGCGCCACTGCTGCTAAAACTAGAAGAAAACGCCAACTACATAGAGCGCCTAAAAGAAGTTTCAGCTTGGAATTTAGCCCACTGTTTTATCAAACGCGGCATTGCCATCACGCCGGTTAAATTCGGTATTTCGTTTACCGCCACGCTGTTTAACCAAGCTGGCGCGCTAGTGCATGTGTATACCGACGGCAGTGTGCAAGTCAATCACGGCGGCACTGAAATGGGCCAAGGCCTGAACACCAAGGTCGGTCAAATTGTGGCGGACGAGTTGGGCGTGGAATTTTCAAACGTATTGGTCACTGCCAGCGACACCAGCAAAATCCCCAACGCATCCGCCACTGCTGCTTCGGCTGGCACCGACCTCAATGGTCGAGCCGCGCAAAATGCTGCGCGCACCGTGCGCGAACGGTTGGCAGAATTAATTGGAAAATTAGATTGCTGCAAGGCCGATGCAGTTAAGTTTTCAAACAGCAGCATCACCTCGCCAGTTTGCAGCCGAACGTTTACCGAGGTCGTGCAACTGGCCTACGCCGAGCGCATACAACTGTGGAGCGATGGCTTTTACAGCACCCCCAAAATCCATTACGACAAAACCACTTTAACCGGCAGACCGTTTTATTATTTTGCTTACGGCGCGGCTTGCACCGAAGTCGCGATAGATGTGCTGACGGGCGAGTCTCGCGTGCTTAAAGTTGATATCTTGCATGACGTGGGAAACAGCATTAACCCGGCCATAGACCGAGGCCAAATCGAAGGCGGCTTTGTGCAAGGCATGGGCTGGTTGACCACAGAGCAATTGGTCTGGAACGACAAAGGCATGCTCAGCACCCACGCGCCTAGCACTTACAAAATACCCACTGTCGGCGACATTCCCGAACACTTCAAAGTCGAGCTCTGGCCAGAGGCTAACCGTGAAGACAATGTGTTCGGCAGCAAAGCCGCGGGCGAGCCGCCTTTGATGTTGGCAGTGTCAGTTTATGAAGCCTTGCGCCATGCGATTGCCGCAACTAAAAAAGCGGCAGCACAAGTGGTATTAAAAGCGCCTGCGACAGCTGAGAATATTTTGTTCGCCATCAATGCAAAGCTTGGCGATTAA
- the xdhA gene encoding xanthine dehydrogenase small subunit: MPIQSSSQSSHPACTSPIRFIHRGQVVVLSNVPPTTTLLELLRGDLGCSGTKEGCGEGDCGACTVVLGQAEPQTGTLKLRAINSCIRLAHSIDGMALWTVEDIAASPEQLHPAQQAMLECHASQCGFCTPGFVMSLYAMHHEAKGEPISRALAQQQLSGNLCRCTGYKPILEAAQQMHCLPSTPLNEAAIVAQLAQLAQLANVKNVEENDDERIDAAYQAPRTLSALLREKSLHPEAQLVAGATDVGLWITKGHQQFARMLDVTRATELLQIQDEKNYTCIGAAVPLEQAFAALIEQRPQLHEFAVRFAGLPVRNSGTLGGNVANGSPIGDSMPLLIALRANVVLMSVRGQREMPLENLYTGYRKNCMAKDEILAAIKVPKPAAIDYLQVYKISKRQDDDISAVCLAINLHIENGMISSASIGVGGVAATPVRAVKTEAALIGKTWCEASIDAAANVLRQEFTPISDMRASSHYRVTVLGNLLTRYWLQSQGQQIVSLATLQPGEHTC; the protein is encoded by the coding sequence ATGCCAATCCAATCTTCAAGTCAATCGTCCCATCCCGCTTGCACCAGCCCGATACGGTTTATCCATCGCGGCCAAGTAGTGGTCTTAAGCAATGTACCACCCACAACCACCTTGCTAGAGTTGCTGCGCGGTGACTTAGGGTGCAGCGGCACTAAGGAGGGTTGCGGCGAAGGCGACTGCGGCGCTTGCACTGTCGTGTTGGGCCAAGCAGAGCCGCAAACCGGAACGCTCAAACTGCGCGCCATCAACAGCTGCATACGCTTGGCGCATTCGATTGACGGCATGGCACTGTGGACAGTCGAGGACATTGCGGCCAGCCCAGAACAATTACACCCGGCTCAACAAGCCATGCTGGAATGCCACGCCAGCCAGTGCGGCTTTTGCACACCGGGCTTTGTCATGAGTCTGTATGCCATGCACCATGAAGCCAAAGGTGAGCCGATTTCTCGGGCGCTGGCGCAGCAGCAACTCTCTGGCAATTTATGCCGTTGCACCGGCTACAAACCGATACTTGAAGCGGCGCAGCAAATGCACTGTTTGCCATCGACTCCGCTCAATGAAGCGGCAATAGTGGCGCAACTCGCGCAACTCGCGCAACTGGCGAACGTAAAAAACGTAGAAGAAAACGACGACGAGCGAATTGATGCGGCCTACCAAGCGCCGCGCACACTCAGCGCCCTACTCCGCGAAAAAAGCCTGCACCCAGAAGCCCAGCTGGTAGCCGGCGCCACCGATGTAGGTCTATGGATTACGAAAGGCCATCAGCAGTTTGCGCGCATGTTGGACGTCACCCGCGCCACAGAACTTTTGCAAATTCAAGACGAGAAAAACTACACATGCATAGGCGCAGCCGTACCGCTAGAACAAGCCTTTGCCGCCTTGATTGAACAGAGGCCTCAACTGCACGAATTTGCCGTGCGCTTTGCCGGGTTGCCGGTGAGAAATTCAGGAACACTGGGCGGCAATGTGGCCAATGGCTCACCGATTGGCGACAGCATGCCGCTACTGATTGCACTGCGCGCCAACGTCGTCCTCATGAGCGTGCGTGGCCAGCGCGAAATGCCGCTAGAAAACCTCTACACCGGCTACCGCAAAAACTGCATGGCAAAAGACGAAATATTAGCCGCGATAAAGGTGCCCAAGCCCGCAGCGATTGACTATCTGCAGGTCTACAAAATCTCCAAACGCCAAGACGACGATATTTCAGCCGTATGTTTGGCGATTAATCTACACATTGAAAACGGCATGATTAGCAGCGCATCGATTGGTGTTGGCGGCGTAGCAGCAACCCCCGTTCGGGCGGTCAAAACCGAAGCTGCTTTGATTGGCAAGACATGGTGCGAAGCCAGTATTGACGCGGCTGCAAACGTACTGCGCCAAGAGTTCACGCCAATCTCCGACATGCGCGCGTCAAGCCACTACCGCGTCACGGTATTGGGTAATTTACTCACCCGCTATTGGCTACAAAGCCAAGGCCAACAAATCGTCAGTCTGGCAACGCTGCAGCCAGGAGAACACACATGCTAA
- a CDS encoding LysR family transcriptional regulator: MKEQALFDKIDLHLIRVLNTVLTERSVSRAAIRLGMYQPAVSAALKRLRALAGDPILVRSGAGMVATDAGLRMIEPSASILRAAGMLFSDARGFNPATASATFRLAASDYIDPLFLPQLVASIKTQAPNCLIEIHALSAQADYYAQLAQGEIDVVIGNWAAPPQDLHLGRLFGDEVVCLVSQDHPALRRGWDGQSWLQSEHIAPTPTHPGAKGVIDEHLASIGLARNITVRCPHFGLMPSMVASSLLVMTTGRQYCERYVDLLPLKILPSPIEFPRMMYYQLWHERTHASNAARWLRERIKSVATGLRS, from the coding sequence ATGAAAGAGCAGGCGCTTTTCGACAAGATAGATCTTCATCTCATCAGGGTCTTAAATACCGTGCTCACAGAACGCAGCGTATCGCGCGCCGCCATCCGCCTTGGAATGTATCAACCAGCCGTTAGCGCTGCGCTCAAGCGCCTGCGTGCGCTGGCGGGTGACCCTATCTTGGTGCGCTCTGGCGCTGGCATGGTGGCCACCGATGCGGGACTGCGCATGATTGAGCCATCGGCGAGCATATTGCGCGCCGCCGGCATGTTGTTTAGCGACGCCAGAGGCTTTAACCCCGCAACCGCTAGCGCGACGTTTCGCCTGGCTGCCAGCGACTACATTGACCCACTGTTTTTGCCCCAGTTAGTTGCCAGTATCAAAACCCAAGCACCTAACTGTTTGATTGAAATTCATGCGCTGTCGGCTCAGGCTGATTACTACGCCCAACTCGCGCAGGGTGAGATTGATGTGGTGATTGGTAACTGGGCTGCACCGCCGCAGGATTTGCACTTGGGTCGTTTGTTCGGCGACGAGGTCGTGTGTTTGGTCAGTCAAGACCATCCGGCACTGCGCCGTGGCTGGGACGGCCAGAGCTGGCTGCAGTCTGAGCATATCGCGCCCACGCCCACCCATCCGGGTGCCAAAGGCGTCATCGATGAGCATCTGGCCAGTATCGGACTGGCGCGCAATATCACCGTGCGTTGCCCGCATTTTGGACTGATGCCTTCCATGGTGGCATCAAGCTTGCTGGTGATGACAACTGGTCGGCAGTATTGCGAGCGTTATGTCGATTTGCTGCCGCTTAAAATACTGCCCAGCCCGATAGAATTTCCCCGCATGATGTACTACCAACTTTGGCACGAACGCACACATGCCTCGAATGCCGCTAGGTGGTTGCGCGAACGAATCAAAAGCGTTGCGACTGGGCTGCGTAGTTAG
- a CDS encoding ABC transporter ATP-binding protein produces MSSSATLPRLALAGVSKSYPGVKANADIALSVLPGQIHAVLGENGAGKSTLMKIIYGAVRMDAGSIVMDGQEVQVHSPQQARALGISMVFQHFSLFETLTVAENVWLGLDKSQSLAQVSARILQTAKAYGLALEPLRPVHTLSVGERQRVEIVRALMTAPKLLILDEPTSVLTPQAVEKLFVTLRRLAAEGCSILYISHKLHEIRALCSACTVLRGGRVSGVCDPRQETNASLSRLMTGSEPTALERRECVPGALVLEVRQLDLSSTEQFGCDLEQIALTVRAGEVVGIAGVSGNGQKELLYALSGEDTRAATHSISIKGQAAAQLKPAQRRALGLHFVPEERLGRGAVPALSLARNLLLTRSESVGKSGWLNSAALKAQAASIISRYQVKAGGPEAEAKSLSGGNLQKFIMGREIDAKPELLIVSQPTWGVDVGASAQIRGELLKLASQGCAVLVVSEELDELFEVCDRLYVMAKGRLSPSLPRQQATLELVGQWMSGLWGEANNNDNGSDNIDQKNTETGAGA; encoded by the coding sequence ATGAGCTCTAGCGCCACACTACCGCGTCTAGCGCTTGCTGGCGTCAGCAAATCCTACCCAGGCGTTAAAGCCAATGCCGATATTGCCTTGAGCGTTTTGCCAGGCCAAATCCATGCGGTGCTGGGCGAGAACGGCGCCGGCAAATCCACGCTGATGAAAATTATTTATGGCGCTGTGCGTATGGACGCTGGCTCCATCGTCATGGATGGACAAGAAGTCCAAGTGCACAGCCCGCAGCAAGCGCGTGCGCTGGGCATTAGCATGGTGTTTCAGCACTTTAGTTTGTTTGAAACGTTGACCGTGGCCGAGAACGTTTGGTTGGGTCTGGATAAAAGCCAGTCGCTGGCCCAAGTCAGTGCGCGCATTTTGCAAACTGCAAAAGCCTATGGCCTAGCGCTTGAACCGCTGCGGCCGGTGCACACTTTAAGCGTTGGTGAGCGCCAGCGCGTCGAGATAGTACGTGCACTTATGACTGCACCCAAACTTTTGATTCTGGATGAACCGACTTCGGTGTTAACCCCGCAGGCAGTGGAAAAACTCTTTGTCACCCTGCGTCGTCTGGCCGCTGAAGGCTGCAGCATTCTCTACATCAGTCACAAGCTGCATGAGATTCGCGCGCTATGCAGTGCTTGCACCGTGCTGCGCGGCGGCCGGGTCAGCGGAGTTTGTGATCCACGCCAAGAAACCAATGCTTCACTAAGTCGCCTGATGACGGGCAGTGAGCCAACTGCCCTAGAGCGCCGCGAGTGTGTGCCCGGCGCGCTTGTCTTGGAGGTGCGTCAGCTCGACTTAAGCAGCACCGAGCAGTTTGGCTGCGACTTAGAGCAGATCGCGCTGACCGTGCGCGCCGGTGAGGTGGTGGGTATCGCGGGTGTTTCGGGCAATGGTCAAAAGGAATTGCTCTACGCCTTGTCCGGCGAAGATACGCGCGCTGCGACTCACTCTATCTCAATAAAAGGCCAAGCCGCTGCTCAGCTCAAGCCTGCGCAGCGCCGCGCACTAGGCCTGCATTTTGTGCCTGAAGAAAGACTAGGACGCGGCGCTGTTCCGGCTTTGTCCTTGGCGCGCAATTTGCTTCTCACGCGGAGTGAATCCGTGGGCAAGTCTGGCTGGCTTAACAGCGCCGCGCTCAAAGCCCAGGCCGCCTCCATCATTTCCCGTTATCAGGTCAAGGCTGGTGGGCCAGAGGCCGAGGCCAAGTCGCTTTCTGGCGGCAACTTGCAAAAATTCATCATGGGCCGCGAGATAGACGCTAAGCCAGAGCTGCTCATAGTCTCTCAGCCAACCTGGGGTGTGGATGTGGGTGCTTCTGCGCAGATACGCGGCGAGTTACTAAAACTCGCCTCCCAAGGCTGTGCGGTGTTGGTGGTCAGTGAAGAGCTCGATGAATTGTTTGAAGTGTGTGATCGCCTGTATGTGATGGCCAAGGGCCGGCTCTCGCCGTCTTTGCCGCGCCAGCAGGCCACGCTTGAATTGGTCGGTCAGTGGATGAGTGGACTTTGGGGTGAGGCCAACAACAACGACAACGGCAGCGACAACATTGATCAAAAAAATACTGAAACCGGAGCCGGCGCATGA